GTCGGAGCCGGTCACGCGGCCCCCGGGGCGTCCACGTCCACGCCCAGGTAGGCCTCGCGCACCGCCGGATTGCCGCGCACGTGGGCGGGCGTTCCCTCCGCGAGCGTGCGGCCGGAGTTCATCACGACCAGCCGGTCGACGAGGTTCATCACGAGGTCCATGTCGTGCTCGACGATCAGGATGGTGAGACCTTCGCCCCGCAGCCGGCGCAGCAGCGCGGCCAGGTCCTGCTTCTCGCCGTAGCGCAGCCCGGCGGCCGGCTCGTCCAGCAGCAGCAGCGTCGGGGCGGCGACCAGCGCCCGCGCGACCTCCAGCACCCGTTGCTGGCCCAGCGGGAGGTTTCCCGCCAGTGCGAAGGCCTGTGCGCCCAGCCCGACGCGCTCGAGCTGCGTCATCGCCTCTTGCTGCAGCGCGGCCTCCTCGGCTCGTTCCAGGTGCAGCATGCTGCGCGGCACGCCGGCCCGCACGCGGGCGTAGCCGCCCATCATGGCGTTCTCCAGCAGCGTGAGGTCCGGCAGCACCCTCACGTGCTGGAAGGTGCGTGCCATGCCCAGGCGGTGGATGGTGCCGGCGTCGGCGCCCGTGACGTCCTGCCCGGCGAACGTGATGCGCCCGGCCGACGCCGCACTGACGCCGGTGATGAGGTTGAACATGGTGCTCTTGCCCGCGCCGTTCGGGCCGATCAGCCCCAGGATCTCTCCGGCGTGCAGGTCGAAGGACACGTCGTCGACCGCGCGCAGGCCGCCGAACTGTTTGCTGGCGCCCTCCACGGTGAGCAGCGGCGTGCCCGGCGCCGGCGGAGTCGGCGTGCCCAGGGCTGGTCCTGCCGGGAGTAGGCGCGGCGGTTCCGGCGGCAGCAGCCGCTCGATCAGGGGCCACAGGCCCCGCCGCGCGAACTGCAGGATCACGATCACCAAGATGCCGAAAACGATCACCTCGAAGTTGCCATGCACCCGCAGCAGGGCGGGCAGGACGTCCTGCAACACCTCGCGCAGCTCCGTGATCAGCGCCGCGCCGAACACCGCACCCAGCACCGACTGCACGCCGCCGACCACCGCCATGAACAGCACCTCGATGCCGGCGGCCAGGCTGAAGGGCGTGGGATTCACGAAGCGCTGGGCGTGCGCGTACAGCCACCCAGCCACCGACGCGAACAGCGCCGAGAGGACGAACACCTCGATCTTCAGCCGGACGTTGTTCACGCCGAAGGCCTCGCCCACGACCGGCCCGCCGCGCAGCGCCCGCATGGCCCGTCCGACCCGGCTGCGCAGCAGGTTCGTCGAGAGCGCCATGACCAGCAGCAGGGCCGCCAGCGCGAGGTACGCGAAGGTCCGCGGCGACGTTAGCCGCGCGCCCAGCACCGGCACCGGCGGGATGTCCGTGATGCCGGTGAAACCGCCCAGGGCAGGCGTGTTGCCGAACACGTAGTACAGGCTGATGCCCCACGCGATGGTCGCCAGCGGCAGGTAGTGGCCCTGCATCCGCAGCGTGACCAGCCCCAGCACCCACGCGATCAGCGCCGTGATCGCCAGCCCGACTGGCAGCGACAGCCACGGGCTGACGTGGTGCTGCGCCGTGAGGAGCGCTGTGGTGTATGCCCCAACGCCCATGAAGGCCGCCTGCCCGAAGCTGGTCAGCCCCACCACCCCCGTCAGCAGCACCAGCCCGACCGCCACGATGGCGAAGATCATCACGTTGACGAGCAGCGTGACCTGAAAGAGCGGCAGCGTGACCGGGAGCAGCAGCGCCACGGCCAGCAGCGCGGCGCCCAGCAGCGAGCGCATGGGCGGGCGTCCGGCAGGGGCGACGCGGGCGCTCATTCCTCGTCCTCAGGGACGTGGCGGGTGACCAGCGAGCGCCACAGCAGCACCGGCAGGATCAGCGTGAACACGATCACTTCCTTCCATGCCGACAGGCTGAAGGACGCGAAACTCTCGATCAGGCCGACCAGCACCGCGCCGGCTGCCGCCAGAGGAAAGCTCACCAGCCCACCGATGATGGCGCCCACGAAGCCCTTGAGACCGATCAGGAAGCCGCTGTCGTAGGTCATGGCGACGGACGGCCCGATCAGCATGCCGCTCAGCGCGCCGATCAGGGCTGCGAGGAAGAAGGTGAGGGTGCCGGCCGACGACGGGCTGATGCCCACCAGCCGTGCCCCGACGCGGTTGACGGCCGTGGCCCGCAGCGCCTTGCCGACCATGGTGCGTCCAAAGAACACGTACAGCCCCAGCATCAGCAGCGCCGAGACCGCGATCACCAGCAGGCTCTGCTGGCTGAGGATCACCTGCCCGAGCCGCAGCTGGCCCTCCACGAACGGCGGCGTGCGCGATCCCTCCGGCCCGAAGTACACCAGCGCCAGCCCGGAGAGCACCAGGTGCAGCGCGACCGACGCGATCAGCAACACGAGCACCGTGGCGTTCTGGAGGGGCTGGTACACCACCCGGTACAGCAGTGGGCCCAGCGGCGCGACCAGCAGCAGCGTCAGCGCGCAGTCCGCCCACAGCCCCAGGCGCAGCGGCGCCAGCGCGTGCAGCACGAGCCAAAGGCCCAGGCCCATGCCTACCGCCGCAGCGAGGGTGAGCAGACCGGCACGCGCGCGACCCGCTCTGAGCTGCCCGGCCACCTGCGCCACCGTGGCGAGGCCGAGCAGGGTCAGCAGCAGGGTCAGCGTGCCTGGCACCTGTCCGGTCTGGAGGGCGGCCAGGGTCAGCGTGCCAAACACCACGTACTCGCCGAGCGGGATGTAGATGATACGGGTCACCGCGAACACCAGCACGGTCGCCAGCGCGAGCAGCGCGTACACCGCGCCGTTGGTCAGGCCGTCGGCGGCCAGGATGGGAAAGATCGACGGATCGAACATCTGCACGGGAAGCTCCTGAAGGGCTGGAAAGCGACCACTCCAGCACCCCGGCGCGGGCCGGGTCGGTGATGAAACGGATGGGGACGGACGTTGTCTCCCCAGCCTACCGTCAACACAGGGTCGGCCGGCGCGAGGCTGCTCTCTCCAAGGACAGGCCAAGGAAGGTATCGAATCAAGTAGTAGATATGATGTGAAAGATCATGAGCAGGACTCCTGCTCAGCGAATTACCATCTGTGCTCAAACAGAGCAAGTGCCAGAAAAGGCAGGCGGAAGGATTGCCATCCAGAGAGCATATGCACAAGCGAAGGCACGTAGAACACCAGCTTGTCAGAGACAGCCGACACGCCGAAACCCACACTTAATCGGCACTTCATATCTAGTCCCTGATCTCTGATCACACACCCTGTCCTTTTACCCAAGTGCGCTCCGTGCCTCATATCCACTACCAAATATACATTCCCCATCGATCCAGCTCGGCTCAGTCAGACATCCCCTAGTGCGACTCCGGGTCACCTCTTGACAGCAGCCGAATCCTATGGTTCTATACTTTTGAACGTTCAAATCAAGAGCACTCCCACCACTGAGAGGGGAGCATATGACCCGTACGACCTTGAAAGATGTCGCCGCACATGCCGGGGTGTCCCATCAGACGGTCTCCAACGTCCTGAACGACCACCCTTCGATCCGCCCCGAAACGAGGGCACGCGTCCTCTCGTCCATCCAGGCCCTCGACTACCATCCCAACCAGGCCGCCAAGGCGCTGCGTGAAGCGCGCGTCACGACGCTGTGCTGCGCATTTTTCGGGCACGACCCCGAACAGATCGGTGACCCCTACCGCAACCTCGTGCAGTCCGCCTTCATCGCGGAGGCGCAGGCGCACGGCTACAGCGTCACCACCGCCTTCGTGAACGGGGGCGGCGCGACCCGGGCCACCTTCGACACCCTCCGCCAGCGCTTCCTGCAGCGGCAGTTCGGCGGCGCCGTCATTGTCGGTACCACAGTCACGGCTGAGCAGCACCACACCATGCGGTCATGGCACCTGCCCGCAGTCCTGTTCGACCATCACCTGCCCAGCCCAGACGCCGTCGGCATCAGCGCCGATTACCACAACGGCATGCAACGCCTCGTCGATCACCATGTCCAGCAGGGCCGGCGGCGGCTGGCGCTGATCCTGCCGCCAGACGACCAGGGCAGCACATCCGTCGGCCGCCGTGAGGGCTTCGAGCAGGCCTGTGCCCGGGCCAGCGTGCACGGCCGGTCGGTGTACGGCGACTGGTCGTACGAATCCGGCTACGCCGCCATGCAGGCCCTGTGGGCCGACAGTGACCGGCCTGACGCGGTCCTCGGCGGCAACGACCGCATGGGCACCGGCGCGCTGCGGGCAGCCCACGACCTCGGGATCAGCGTGCCGAATGACGTCAGCGTCAGCGGCTTCGACGACTTCGAGTTCGCCCAGTTCACCACCCCAAGCCTCACCACCGTTCACATTCCCCACGGCGACATGGCCCGCCATGCCGTCCGCAGCCTGATCCAGCTCTTGGAAGGCGAACCGACCCAGTCCCGCGTGTTTCCGCTGTCTCTCGTCGTGCGCGAATCGGCCTGAAGGCCAGGAGGTACCGCTATGACCGTTCAGTCCGACGCCATCCCCGCTCCAGCCGTCACGGCCGGCCAGCGAAACACCCGGCGGGGCAGCCAGGAAGCCATGATCGGCTACCTGTTTATTCTCCCCGCCATCATCGGCTTCGTCCTGTTCTACCTGTACCCCGCCATCCGCGGCTTCACCATCAGCTTCACGGACTGGAACCTCCTGAGCGCTCCCAAGAACGTCGGCCTGGACAACTACGCCACCGCCATCCACGATCCCAAGTTCTGGTCCGCCCTCGCCATCACCGTCAAGTACGTGCTGTGGAACATCCCGCTCCAGACCATCCTGGCGATCCTGCTGGCCGTCGCCATGGACCGGCTGGTCAAGAGCATGTTCATCAAGGGCCTGCTGATCGTGCCGTACCTGCTCTCCAGCGTCCTGGTCGCCCTGATCTTCCTGTGGCTGCTCGACCCTCTGCTCGGCATCGTGAACATCTGGCTGTCGCATACCCCGATCGGCAAGCAGGCGTTCTTCGCCTCGGAGACCCAGGCCATTCCCACCATCGCCATGGTGAACATCTGGAAGTACACCGGCTTCAACGCCCTGCTGTTCTACGCCGGCCTGCAGTCCATCCCGCGCACCGTGTACGAGGCGGCCGCCATCGACGGCGCGCAGGAATGGTCCACCTTCTGGAAGATCACTATGCCGCTGCTGCGTCCCGTCACCGTGTTCGTGCTGGTCACGTCGGTCATCGGCTCGTTCCAGATCTTCGACACCATCGCCGTCGCCACCCAGGGCGGTCCGGCGGACGCCACCAAGGTGCTGGTGTTCTACATCTACCAGAACGCGTTTTCCTTCTTCAAGATGGGCTACGCCACCGCCATGAGCATGCTGCTGTTCGCCCTGCTGGTCGTCTTCACCCTGGTGCAGATGCGCCTCCTGCGGGCCAACGAATCGGACCTCGACTGACCCCACCGTGCCGAGCCGGCCATTTCGACGCAGAGACATCAGGACCCAGGAGCTGACATGACGACTGCCGCCCCAGCTGACCGCCCCAAAAAGCCCATTTCGATCGGCCGCATCATCGCCTGGATCCTGCTCGCATTGATGGTCGTGATCTCCGTGTTCCCGGTTTTGATCGTTCTAAAAACGGCACTGACCAGCAACAAGGACATCTTCACGGAATCCGCCCGCCTGTGGCCCACCCGCCCCACGCTGATCAACTTCGAGCGCGTCCTCGGCCTGGTCTCTCCGGAAGTCGCGCAGGCCGCCGGCGGCTCCGGCAGCACCATCAGCTTCGCCTCAGCCACCTGGAACTCCGTCGTCTTCACCGTGCTGATCGTCGTCGGCCAGACCTTCTTCTGCGCCATGGCCGCGTACTCGTTCGCCCGCCTGAAGTTCCCCGGCCGTGACTTCATCTTCACGCTGTTCCTGATCGCGCTGATGATCCCCGGCATCGTGCTGTTCATCCCCAACTTCATCACCATCAAGAACCTCGGGTGGCTCAACACCATGCAGGGCATGGTCGCGCCCTTCATCCTGATGTCCCCGTTCGGCGTGTTTTTCCTGCGGCAGTTCTTCCTGTCGCTGCCCCGTGAAACCGAGGAAGCCGCGCTGATCGACGGCGCCAACCCCTTCACGATCTTCTTCCGGATCACGCTGCCCATGGCGCAGGGCCCGCTCGTCACGCTGGCCATCCTGACCACCATCGGCATGTGGAACGAGTTCTTCTGGCCCTTCCTGATCGCCAAGGACGATCACCTCTTCACGCTGCCGGTGGCCCTCCAGACCTTCCGCACCCAGACGCCGCAGGGCTCGCCGGACTGGTCCGGACTGATGGCCGGCACCTTCATCGCCACCGTGCCCGTGTTCATCCTGCTGATCGCGCTGGGCCGCCGGGTCGTGGAATCGCTCGCCTTCAGCGGCTCGAAGTAACGCCCCGCGTCCCCGGCACCGTCCGCTGCACGTCCCCTCGCCACTCCACAGCCCGCCGCCTCACCAAGGACATCCATGACCGACGCGATTCCCCCACCTGTTCCCCTGCGTCCCGCCCACCGTCCACCGGCCCTCCGTCCCCACTCACCCAGGAGTCACCCATGAAGAAGATCGCCACCCTGACCGCTGCCCTGACCGTTCTCGCCGGCCCCATCGCCAGCGCCGCGCAGGCCGCCACCACGCTGCAATACTGGCTGTGGGACAGCAACCAGCAACCCGCGTACCAGTCCTGCGCCACCGCCTTTACCAAGGCCAACCCCGACATCACCATCAAGATCACCCAGAAGGGCTGGAACGACTACTGGACGGGCATCACCACCGGCTTCGTGTCCGGCACCGCGCCCGACGTGTTCACCGACCACCTGGCGTACTTCCCCCAGTTTGCCGCGAACAACCAGCTCGTCGATCTCGCGCCCCTGATCGCCAAGGACAAGGTCGCCACCAACATCTACTACCCGGGCCTGAAGGACCTGTGGGGCCGTGACGGCAAGCAGTACGGCCTTCCCAAGGACTGGGACACCGTCGGCATCTTCTACAACAAGGACCTGCTCGCCAAGGCCGGCCTGAAGGAAAGCGACCTGGCCAATCTGACCTGGAACTCCAAAGACGGCGGAACCTTCCAGAGCACGATTGCCAAGCTGACCAAGGACAAGAGCGGTAACAACGGCCTGTCGGCCAAGTTCGACAAGAAGAACGTGGCCCAGTACGGCTATGAAACCGGCTTCGGCGCGGGCTTCAACGGCCAGACCGAGTGGGCCTTCCTGGCGGCGACCACCGGCTGGAAGTACAACGACGGCCTCTACGCCACGAAGTACTACTACAACGACAAGCGGTTCACGGACACCATTCAGTGGCTCGCGGACCTGAACCTCAAGCACGGCCTGATCCCCAGCTTCCAGGAGGTGCAGAGCGGCTCGGACTCGCTGTTCCGCGCGGGCAAGGTCGCCATGGTCACCAACGGCTCGTGGATGATCGGCGACTACACCGGCAAGCTGCCCTTCAAGGTCGGCGTGGCCCCGCTGCCCAAGGGCCCCAACGGCAAGCGCATGAGCATGTTCAACGGTCTGGCCGACTCGATCTGGGTGGGCAGCAAGAACCAGGACGCCGCGTGGCAATGGGTGAAGTTCCTGGCCAGCCCCACCTGCCAGAACATCGTCGGCAACACCGGCGTGGTCTTCCCGGCCATTCCCGCCGCCGCCGCCGCGTCGCAGGCGAAGTCCAAGTCCAGGGGCGTGGACGTCGCGCCGTTCATCAACCAGGCCAAGCTGCCCGGCGGCACGTTCTACTTCCCGATCACGGACCACATCTCCGAAGTCAACGACATCATGTCGAGCGCCATGCAGCAGGTGTACCTCGGCAAGGCCACGGCCGCCGCCGCCCTGCCCGCGGCCAACGACAAGGTCAACGCGCTGTTCAAGTAAGGTCCGGACAGAGGGGCAGCGTCACGGCTGCCCCTTTGACCATTCACGCGGTAGAACGTTCTAAAATCGTCGCAGGAGACCCCATGACTGCACCCAAAATTGCCATGATCGGCGCCGGCAGCACCGTGTTCGCCAAGAACCTGCTCGGCGACATCCTCAGCTTCCCCGAACTCGGCGGCGCAGACATCCGCCTGTTCGACATCAACCAGGAGCGCCTGGACGTCACCGAGCAGGTCGCGCACCGCGTCGCGACGGCCGTGGGCGCGCGCCCCACGGTGAGCGCCACCACCAGCCGTGAGCAGGCCCTGGACGGCGCGGACTTCGTGATCAACATGATCCAGGTCGGCGGCTACCAGCCCGCCACGGTCACGGACTTCGAGGTGCCCAAGCAGTACGGCCTGCGCCAGACCATCGCCGACACCCTGGGCATCGGCGGGATCATGCGCGCGCTGCGCACCGTGCCCGTGCTGGCGGACATGAGCCGCGACATGGAGCGGCTGTGCCCGGACGCGCTGCACATGAACTACGTCAATCCCATGGCCATGAACGTGTGGGGCCTGGCACGCCTGTCGCCCCGCATCAAGACCGTGGGCCTGTGCCACAGCGTGCAGCACACCGCCGAGGAGCTCGCCAAGGACCTGGGCATCCCGGTCGAGGAGATTGACTACCTGTGCGCGGGCATCAACCACATGGCCTTCTACCTCAAGTTCGAGCACCAGGGCCAGAGCCTGTACCCGCGCCTGATGGAACTCGCCGAGTCCGGCAAGGTGCCCGAGTGGAACCGCGTGCGCTACGAGATGCTGCGCCGCCTGGGGTACTTCGTCACCGAGAGCAGCGAGCACTTCTCAGAGTACGTGCCGTACTTCATCAAGCGCGGCCGTGACGACCTGATCGAGAAGTTCAACGTGCCGCTCGACGAGTACCCGCGCCGCTGCGTGTCGCAGATCGGCGGCTGGGAAGACCTGCGCGTCAAGCTCCAGAACCCCAACGAGCCGCTGGAGGTCAAGCGGTCCGTCGAGTACGGCTCGCTGATCATCCACTCAATGGTGACTGGCCAGCCGCGCGTGGTGTACGGCAACGTGATGAACAGCCCCGTGCAGCACGACGGTACGGCCGGTCACGGCAAGCTGATCAGCAACCTGCCCGACGAGTGCTCCGTCGAGGTGCCCTGCCTGGTCGACAGGCAGGGCATCCAGCCCACCCGTATCGGCCGCATTCCCCCGCAGCTCGCCGGCCTGATGCAGACGAACGTCAACGTGCAGGCCCTGACCGTCGAGGCCCTGGTCACGGGCAACCGCGAGCACATCTACCACGCAGCGATGCTCGACCCGCACACCAGCGCCGAACTGGACCTCGACCAGATCTGGGCGCTCACCACCGACCTGCTCGCCCAGCACGGCGACTTCATTCCGCAGGAACTCCAGGCCGCCGACTGAATCCGGCACCGCCGGGCGCCCTCCGGCTCCGCGCGTCCGTGGCAGCGGACCCGGGGCCGGAGGGCGGTTCCACTCAGGAGCACTCCCCAG
This sequence is a window from Deinococcus metalli. Protein-coding genes within it:
- a CDS encoding branched-chain amino acid ABC transporter ATP-binding protein/permease; translated protein: MSARVAPAGRPPMRSLLGAALLAVALLLPVTLPLFQVTLLVNVMIFAIVAVGLVLLTGVVGLTSFGQAAFMGVGAYTTALLTAQHHVSPWLSLPVGLAITALIAWVLGLVTLRMQGHYLPLATIAWGISLYYVFGNTPALGGFTGITDIPPVPVLGARLTSPRTFAYLALAALLLVMALSTNLLRSRVGRAMRALRGGPVVGEAFGVNNVRLKIEVFVLSALFASVAGWLYAHAQRFVNPTPFSLAAGIEVLFMAVVGGVQSVLGAVFGAALITELREVLQDVLPALLRVHGNFEVIVFGILVIVILQFARRGLWPLIERLLPPEPPRLLPAGPALGTPTPPAPGTPLLTVEGASKQFGGLRAVDDVSFDLHAGEILGLIGPNGAGKSTMFNLITGVSAASAGRITFAGQDVTGADAGTIHRLGMARTFQHVRVLPDLTLLENAMMGGYARVRAGVPRSMLHLERAEEAALQQEAMTQLERVGLGAQAFALAGNLPLGQQRVLEVARALVAAPTLLLLDEPAAGLRYGEKQDLAALLRRLRGEGLTILIVEHDMDLVMNLVDRLVVMNSGRTLAEGTPAHVRGNPAVREAYLGVDVDAPGAA
- a CDS encoding branched-chain amino acid ABC transporter permease → MQMFDPSIFPILAADGLTNGAVYALLALATVLVFAVTRIIYIPLGEYVVFGTLTLAALQTGQVPGTLTLLLTLLGLATVAQVAGQLRAGRARAGLLTLAAAVGMGLGLWLVLHALAPLRLGLWADCALTLLLVAPLGPLLYRVVYQPLQNATVLVLLIASVALHLVLSGLALVYFGPEGSRTPPFVEGQLRLGQVILSQQSLLVIAVSALLMLGLYVFFGRTMVGKALRATAVNRVGARLVGISPSSAGTLTFFLAALIGALSGMLIGPSVAMTYDSGFLIGLKGFVGAIIGGLVSFPLAAAGAVLVGLIESFASFSLSAWKEVIVFTLILPVLLWRSLVTRHVPEDEE
- a CDS encoding LacI family DNA-binding transcriptional regulator, whose translation is MTRTTLKDVAAHAGVSHQTVSNVLNDHPSIRPETRARVLSSIQALDYHPNQAAKALREARVTTLCCAFFGHDPEQIGDPYRNLVQSAFIAEAQAHGYSVTTAFVNGGGATRATFDTLRQRFLQRQFGGAVIVGTTVTAEQHHTMRSWHLPAVLFDHHLPSPDAVGISADYHNGMQRLVDHHVQQGRRRLALILPPDDQGSTSVGRREGFEQACARASVHGRSVYGDWSYESGYAAMQALWADSDRPDAVLGGNDRMGTGALRAAHDLGISVPNDVSVSGFDDFEFAQFTTPSLTTVHIPHGDMARHAVRSLIQLLEGEPTQSRVFPLSLVVRESA
- a CDS encoding carbohydrate ABC transporter permease is translated as MTVQSDAIPAPAVTAGQRNTRRGSQEAMIGYLFILPAIIGFVLFYLYPAIRGFTISFTDWNLLSAPKNVGLDNYATAIHDPKFWSALAITVKYVLWNIPLQTILAILLAVAMDRLVKSMFIKGLLIVPYLLSSVLVALIFLWLLDPLLGIVNIWLSHTPIGKQAFFASETQAIPTIAMVNIWKYTGFNALLFYAGLQSIPRTVYEAAAIDGAQEWSTFWKITMPLLRPVTVFVLVTSVIGSFQIFDTIAVATQGGPADATKVLVFYIYQNAFSFFKMGYATAMSMLLFALLVVFTLVQMRLLRANESDLD
- a CDS encoding carbohydrate ABC transporter permease produces the protein MTTAAPADRPKKPISIGRIIAWILLALMVVISVFPVLIVLKTALTSNKDIFTESARLWPTRPTLINFERVLGLVSPEVAQAAGGSGSTISFASATWNSVVFTVLIVVGQTFFCAMAAYSFARLKFPGRDFIFTLFLIALMIPGIVLFIPNFITIKNLGWLNTMQGMVAPFILMSPFGVFFLRQFFLSLPRETEEAALIDGANPFTIFFRITLPMAQGPLVTLAILTTIGMWNEFFWPFLIAKDDHLFTLPVALQTFRTQTPQGSPDWSGLMAGTFIATVPVFILLIALGRRVVESLAFSGSK
- a CDS encoding ABC transporter substrate-binding protein, whose product is MKKIATLTAALTVLAGPIASAAQAATTLQYWLWDSNQQPAYQSCATAFTKANPDITIKITQKGWNDYWTGITTGFVSGTAPDVFTDHLAYFPQFAANNQLVDLAPLIAKDKVATNIYYPGLKDLWGRDGKQYGLPKDWDTVGIFYNKDLLAKAGLKESDLANLTWNSKDGGTFQSTIAKLTKDKSGNNGLSAKFDKKNVAQYGYETGFGAGFNGQTEWAFLAATTGWKYNDGLYATKYYYNDKRFTDTIQWLADLNLKHGLIPSFQEVQSGSDSLFRAGKVAMVTNGSWMIGDYTGKLPFKVGVAPLPKGPNGKRMSMFNGLADSIWVGSKNQDAAWQWVKFLASPTCQNIVGNTGVVFPAIPAAAAASQAKSKSRGVDVAPFINQAKLPGGTFYFPITDHISEVNDIMSSAMQQVYLGKATAAAALPAANDKVNALFK
- the melA gene encoding alpha-glucosidase/alpha-galactosidase; translation: MTAPKIAMIGAGSTVFAKNLLGDILSFPELGGADIRLFDINQERLDVTEQVAHRVATAVGARPTVSATTSREQALDGADFVINMIQVGGYQPATVTDFEVPKQYGLRQTIADTLGIGGIMRALRTVPVLADMSRDMERLCPDALHMNYVNPMAMNVWGLARLSPRIKTVGLCHSVQHTAEELAKDLGIPVEEIDYLCAGINHMAFYLKFEHQGQSLYPRLMELAESGKVPEWNRVRYEMLRRLGYFVTESSEHFSEYVPYFIKRGRDDLIEKFNVPLDEYPRRCVSQIGGWEDLRVKLQNPNEPLEVKRSVEYGSLIIHSMVTGQPRVVYGNVMNSPVQHDGTAGHGKLISNLPDECSVEVPCLVDRQGIQPTRIGRIPPQLAGLMQTNVNVQALTVEALVTGNREHIYHAAMLDPHTSAELDLDQIWALTTDLLAQHGDFIPQELQAAD